The window GGCACGCAGGGTCTGGACGCGTGCCTGGGCGGGTGTGTGGGCTTTGCTGGCTTTGGCACCTGCAGGCAGGTCGGCTGCAATGGTGTCCAGCAAAGCGTTCATACCCGTGCCGCCATCGGCCAGCACCTTGCGCACCAAAAGGTCAATGGCCTGAATCTCGTTGGTGCCTTCGTAAATCATGGCCACGCGGGCGTCGCGCACGATCTGCTCAATGCCCCATTCGCGCACATAGCCGTGGCCGCCGAACACCTGCAGGCAGTCGCTGCCGCCGTGAAAGGCCTGGTGGGTGAACACCGATTTCATGACCGGCGTGACCAAGGCGCACCAGCGCTGTGCGGCGGCTTGTGTGTCAGGGTCGGGGCTGTGTTTGATCAGGTCGAGTTCCATCGCCGTGCGGTAGGCCAGTACACGACCGGCATCGACCCAGGCGCGTTGTGTGTCCAGAATTCGGCGCATGGCGGGGTGCTCGCCAATCAGGTCGGCTTCACCCGCGCTTTTGCCTCTGCCGGGTGCACGCATCTGGCGGCGCTCTTGTGCATAGGCATCGGCTTTTTGCCAAGCGGCGTCCAAGAGACCAATGCCTTGCAGGGCCACATGCAATCGGGCGGCGTTCATCATGACGAACATCGCGTTCAGGCCCTTGCCGGGCTCGCCCACCATCTGACACACCGCTTCGTCAAAACGCATGACGCAGGTGGGGCTGCCGTGCAGGCCCATTTTTTCTTCGATGCGGTCGCAGTGCACGCGGCTGCGGCTGCCGTCCGGGTAGAACTTCGGAACCAAAAACAGCGACAAGCCTTTGGGGCCGGGCGGCGCGTCGGGCAGGCGGGCCAGCACCAGGTGCACGATGTTGTCGGTCAGGTCGTGCTCGCCGCCCGAGATGAAAATCTTGGTGCCGCTGACGGCGTATTGGCCATCTGGCAGGGGCACGGCCTTGGTGCGGGCCAGGCCCAAGTCAGAACCTGCATGCGGCTCGGTCAGGCACATGGTGGCCAGCCATTCGCCGGTGGCGACTTTGTCCAGGTACAGCGCTTTGAGCTCGTCACTGGCGTGGTGCTTGATGCATTCGTAAGCGCCATGCAGCAGACCGGGCGCCATGGTCCAGCCGTGGTTGGCTGCACTCAGCATTTCGTACAGCATGGCTTCGAGGACGGTGGGCAGTCCTTGGCCGCCGTCTTCGGCGCTGGCGGCCAAGGCGGGCCAGCCCGCTTGCCAGAAGGATT is drawn from Limnohabitans sp. 63ED37-2 and contains these coding sequences:
- a CDS encoding acyl-CoA dehydrogenase family protein, which codes for MNAYQPRTDDMQFLLSRVLNAPTQLQALPVFAEVDAELMQQVLDEAGKFVGEVVAPLNRDGDEIGAQWKDGAVTMPPGFKDAYQSFWQAGWPALAASAEDGGQGLPTVLEAMLYEMLSAANHGWTMAPGLLHGAYECIKHHASDELKALYLDKVATGEWLATMCLTEPHAGSDLGLARTKAVPLPDGQYAVSGTKIFISGGEHDLTDNIVHLVLARLPDAPPGPKGLSLFLVPKFYPDGSRSRVHCDRIEEKMGLHGSPTCVMRFDEAVCQMVGEPGKGLNAMFVMMNAARLHVALQGIGLLDAAWQKADAYAQERRQMRAPGRGKSAGEADLIGEHPAMRRILDTQRAWVDAGRVLAYRTAMELDLIKHSPDPDTQAAAQRWCALVTPVMKSVFTHQAFHGGSDCLQVFGGHGYVREWGIEQIVRDARVAMIYEGTNEIQAIDLLVRKVLADGGTGMNALLDTIAADLPAGAKASKAHTPAQARVQTLRAITQQIVQAAPKDAALAYRVADDYLRAVALVLMDWAWLRIEAGVDASTPHADARWRAPAQALRSWVLPEFQMRTFIIVQQCVAA